Proteins co-encoded in one Klebsiella michiganensis genomic window:
- a CDS encoding membrane protein produces MKDAASTAQREQNQRQGLIVGTVTLPFRLLGVLIGSLLFSIVVECVGMHLFWKDQGWRHSQQMLQYELGHLSSHFTRSVVVQEPGRTAHELVDTGYEWVFVRSGLLARMSQTAERVRAPSHEQARNFRYYISQVYVWAESYLIAAAFTTLTFLVRLLVLVLTLPLIFTAAFVGLIDGLVRRDVRRFGAGRESGFIYHRAKASLMPLAVLPWITYLALPISVHPLLILLPSAALLGLAVSLTAGSFKKYL; encoded by the coding sequence ATGAAGGACGCCGCATCGACCGCGCAGCGGGAGCAGAACCAGCGCCAGGGCCTGATCGTCGGCACCGTCACCTTGCCGTTTCGCTTGCTTGGAGTGCTGATCGGCTCGCTGCTGTTCTCGATCGTGGTGGAGTGCGTCGGCATGCACCTGTTCTGGAAGGACCAGGGCTGGCGCCATTCCCAGCAGATGTTGCAGTACGAGCTTGGACACCTGTCCAGCCACTTCACGCGCAGCGTGGTCGTGCAGGAGCCGGGGCGCACAGCGCACGAGTTGGTGGATACAGGCTACGAATGGGTGTTTGTTCGCTCCGGGCTGCTGGCGCGCATGAGCCAGACCGCCGAGCGCGTCCGCGCACCCAGCCACGAGCAGGCGCGCAACTTCCGCTACTACATCAGCCAAGTCTATGTCTGGGCCGAGAGCTACCTGATCGCCGCGGCCTTCACGACGCTGACCTTCCTAGTGCGCCTGCTGGTCCTGGTGCTCACGCTGCCGCTGATCTTCACGGCCGCTTTCGTCGGTCTGATTGATGGTCTGGTACGACGCGACGTGCGCAGGTTCGGCGCGGGCCGCGAATCCGGGTTCATCTACCACCGCGCGAAAGCCAGCCTTATGCCCCTGGCCGTGCTGCCGTGGATCACGTACCTGGCACTGCCGATCTCGGTGCATCCATTGCTGATCCTGTTGCCGAGCGCCGCCTTGCTGGGACTGGCCGTGAGCCTGACTGCGGGCAGCTTCAAGAAGTACCTCTAG